In Acidimicrobiia bacterium, the DNA window TACTAATGGACCCGCCCATGACCCTCTTCCAACTTCGTCCATACCTGCAACTATTTGTGAATTCTTTATATAAGCATATTCAATATCATTCGTAGGGTATTTTGGAATTTCTACATTATACATTTGTATTTTATTCTACAGTCGCAGGTCGAGTCATCAGAGCTGCAACTGCTTTTTCTGTAACTTTTCCTTCATTGATAACTTTTTCGATCGCATCAACTATTGGCATTGAAACACCAAAGGAATTTGCAAGTTCAGATAAAGATTTTGCTGAATTAACACCTTCGGCAACATGATTTGATTTTTTTAATATTTCATCTAATGTATTGCCTTGACCCAACATAAAACCAACAGTTCTATTTCTAGAAAGATCGCTTGAACATGTTGCTATTAGATCCCCTATGCCAGCTAAACC includes these proteins:
- a CDS encoding NAD(P)H-dependent glycerol-3-phosphate dehydrogenase, with translation KNKVMEQNTQKKLVSEKFRVYTSDDIIGCEISGIAKNVIAIAVGIGAGAEYGDNAKALVITRGLAEIKRLGSALGGKSETFSGLAGIGDLIATCSSDLSRNRTVGFMLGQGNTLDEILKKSNHVAEGVNSAKSLSELANSFGVSMPIVDAIEKVINEGKVTEKAVAALMTRPATVE